The following proteins are encoded in a genomic region of Aquella oligotrophica:
- a CDS encoding ABC transporter ATP-binding protein, which translates to MTSDSKVIELKNVQKSFKVYDSPLALLKGMFNWGNLKEKIILNDISFCVEKGETIGIMGRNGAGKSTLLKILAGTLTADGGEIFVNGRVTALLELGTGFNPEYSGRENIYMGGLCLGMSKAEIDTKIDSIIEFSELRDVIDQPFKTYSTGMQSRLTFSTAISVEPDILIIDEALSVGDAKFQAKCYQWIHSLKAKQVTVLIVSHDENTITTFCDRAIILEEGKVHSISSPLEATKIYHNILFRGGADQDLLVQNRLEPSMRYGSSVGAIYEFGLLNSKGELINRVLSGEECYLYFKFGFATQMADISGGFVIKDVKGRIVWGTTNILQYSESITVAANELIVFKVKCRMWLANGEYFVTLGIANFNTGNKVDFIEDATYFKVDGADCILDASIVNLESRLLIEREETYA; encoded by the coding sequence ATGACCTCGGATTCTAAAGTTATTGAATTGAAGAATGTACAAAAAAGTTTCAAAGTTTACGATTCACCTTTGGCGTTATTAAAAGGTATGTTTAACTGGGGGAATTTAAAAGAGAAAATAATATTAAATGATATCAGCTTTTGCGTTGAAAAAGGTGAAACGATTGGTATTATGGGCAGAAATGGAGCAGGGAAGAGTACTTTGTTAAAGATATTAGCTGGTACCTTAACTGCTGATGGCGGGGAGATTTTTGTTAATGGTAGGGTGACAGCATTATTGGAGTTAGGTACCGGCTTTAATCCGGAATATTCGGGTAGAGAAAATATTTATATGGGTGGGTTATGCTTAGGGATGAGCAAAGCCGAAATTGATACTAAAATTGATTCAATTATTGAGTTTAGTGAGTTAAGAGATGTCATTGATCAACCATTCAAGACTTATTCGACAGGTATGCAGTCACGACTGACATTTAGTACTGCAATTAGTGTTGAGCCAGATATTTTGATTATTGATGAAGCTTTATCTGTTGGTGATGCAAAGTTTCAGGCCAAATGTTATCAGTGGATTCATAGCTTAAAAGCAAAACAGGTAACCGTATTGATTGTATCCCATGATGAGAATACAATTACTACTTTTTGTGATCGAGCTATAATTTTAGAGGAAGGTAAAGTTCATTCTATATCTTCTCCACTTGAGGCTACTAAAATATACCATAATATATTATTTAGAGGTGGTGCTGATCAAGACCTGCTAGTCCAAAATAGATTAGAGCCCAGCATGCGTTATGGTTCTTCTGTTGGTGCTATTTATGAGTTTGGTTTACTCAATTCTAAGGGTGAATTGATAAATAGGGTTTTGTCTGGAGAAGAGTGTTATTTGTACTTTAAATTCGGATTTGCTACGCAGATGGCGGATATTTCTGGTGGGTTTGTAATTAAAGATGTTAAAGGGCGGATTGTGTGGGGCACCACCAATATTTTGCAATATTCTGAATCTATAACTGTAGCAGCAAATGAGTTGATAGTATTTAAGGTAAAATGTAGAATGTGGCTAGCAAACGGAGAGTATTTTGTTACTCTTGGGATTGCGAATTTTAATACTGGAAATAAAGTTGATTTTATTGAAGATGCTACTTATTTTAAAGTAGATGGAGCTGATTGCATACTTGATGCCTCAATTGTCAATCTTGAATCTAGATTACTAATAGAAAGAGAAGAAACATATGCTTAG
- a CDS encoding class I SAM-dependent methyltransferase, producing the protein MLRTKISKLFTLLQKLTLIIKIILVNFRTVILIKDEELEELLSRSLTSFDTNAKEIDKYNAMEALSKIIYSKYKFSEFGRLFLEDQEYLNDYAKLMDSHNWHSLDRKYVLKNLLNLISHIDGDLAECGVYTGQSAYFLCKYFTKAQKMIHLFDSFEGLSSPSGKDGVYWTKGDMKISEDMVKNNLAEFDNFITYKGWIPSRFNEVGNLKFCFIHLDVDLYQPTLDALIFFYPRLVVTGIILFDDYGFNSCPGAKAAVDFFLQDKPERIVMLPTGQAFIIKQHNNLLEVIDSENVSKDYFNVPKYIEWDNLLVNKFWDGVARTTLSELSFSRQSGANLAVILKYFINPNNKILDFGAGNGDLLRVLCSKNHDAEFYAYEPSPERALLLKKNLSEYTNFNGIAEQNQKFDIILMIEVIEHILENDFDTVINSVLELLKPHGKLIITTPNNEDLNGNMCYCPSCNSIFHRWQHVRSFNPVTLKNTMQKFGLQEIVTHQLDFADNTFFSSLSSGSTSLVIDFLDKLTNNVPIYQGYGSNLVYVGYKKED; encoded by the coding sequence ATGCTTAGAACAAAGATCAGCAAATTATTTACTTTGCTACAAAAATTAACTCTGATTATTAAGATTATTTTAGTAAATTTTAGAACGGTTATTTTAATTAAAGATGAAGAGTTAGAAGAGCTTTTATCAAGGAGTTTAACTAGCTTTGATACCAATGCAAAAGAAATTGATAAGTATAATGCAATGGAAGCTCTTAGTAAGATTATTTATTCCAAATACAAGTTTAGTGAATTTGGAAGGCTTTTTCTTGAAGATCAAGAATATTTGAATGATTATGCAAAATTGATGGATAGCCATAACTGGCATAGTTTGGATCGGAAGTATGTATTAAAGAACTTGCTAAATTTAATTAGTCATATCGATGGAGATCTTGCTGAATGTGGGGTTTATACTGGACAGTCTGCATATTTTTTATGTAAATATTTTACCAAGGCACAAAAGATGATTCATTTATTTGATTCATTCGAAGGTCTGTCTTCCCCATCTGGCAAAGATGGTGTCTATTGGACTAAAGGAGATATGAAGATTAGTGAAGATATGGTAAAAAATAATTTAGCAGAGTTTGATAATTTCATAACTTATAAGGGGTGGATCCCAAGCAGATTTAATGAGGTTGGAAATTTAAAGTTTTGTTTTATTCATCTAGATGTAGATTTATATCAGCCGACGTTGGATGCCTTAATATTCTTTTATCCTCGACTTGTCGTGACTGGCATTATTCTTTTTGATGACTATGGTTTTAACTCATGCCCAGGGGCTAAGGCAGCAGTAGATTTCTTTTTACAGGATAAACCAGAACGGATTGTGATGCTTCCTACGGGGCAGGCTTTTATAATCAAGCAGCATAATAATCTGTTAGAAGTAATTGATTCCGAAAATGTTTCTAAAGATTACTTCAATGTACCAAAGTATATTGAATGGGATAATCTTCTTGTAAATAAATTTTGGGATGGTGTAGCTAGAACAACACTTAGCGAATTAAGTTTTTCTCGGCAAAGTGGTGCTAATCTTGCCGTAATTTTGAAATACTTTATTAACCCTAATAATAAGATACTTGATTTTGGAGCTGGTAATGGAGATCTTTTAAGGGTTTTGTGCTCAAAAAATCATGATGCTGAATTTTATGCGTACGAGCCATCACCCGAGCGTGCACTGCTTTTGAAAAAAAATCTGAGTGAGTATACAAACTTTAATGGTATTGCTGAACAGAATCAAAAATTTGATATTATCTTAATGATAGAAGTTATTGAACATATTCTGGAAAATGATTTTGATACTGTTATTAATAGCGTATTAGAGTTATTAAAACCACATGGTAAACTTATTATTACTACTCCAAATAATGAAGATCTTAATGGTAATATGTGTTATTGCCCATCGTGTAATAGCATATTTCATCGATGGCAACATGTTAGATCTTTTAACCCAGTAACCTTAAAAAACACTATGCAAAAATTTGGACTACAGGAAATTGTTACTCATCAGTTGGACTTTGCTGACAATACCTTTTTTTCGAGTTTATCCAGTGGTAGTACTAGTTTAGTTATTGATTTTCTTGATAAGCTAACCAATAATGTTCCAATTTATCAGGGATATGGCTCAAATCTGGTGTATGTTGGGTATAAAAAGGAAGATTAA
- a CDS encoding ABC transporter permease: MVKNRELIIELTKNELKERHTGQVLGALWAFGQPLFMISMYVILFTYVFPNRYTYSGHLENFSVCVLAGIVPWLILQDILNRSSTILITHSKLVKQVAFPIAVLPLKVALASFLSYLPIFVVMIFFAIVSGYLNILMILLPLLLALLLLIMIGFAYFLSAFGVFFRDLKDIISVFCSVNLFLQPILYNPSSVPSKLQFIFYCNPFSYLIWCWQDIIFWGHPVHLIAWFVLPSSVVFLLFVGIRFFNLTKRYFGEII; encoded by the coding sequence TTGGTAAAAAATAGAGAGTTAATAATAGAATTAACAAAAAATGAATTAAAAGAGCGGCATACAGGACAAGTGTTAGGTGCTTTATGGGCATTTGGTCAACCACTGTTTATGATATCAATGTATGTTATTCTCTTTACATATGTATTCCCTAATCGCTATACTTATAGTGGTCACTTGGAAAATTTCTCCGTATGTGTGCTTGCTGGTATAGTACCATGGCTTATTCTACAGGATATTCTTAATCGCTCTTCAACAATACTGATTACCCATTCAAAGTTAGTAAAACAGGTCGCTTTTCCAATTGCTGTTTTGCCATTGAAAGTTGCGCTTGCCAGTTTTTTAAGTTATCTACCTATTTTTGTAGTAATGATCTTTTTCGCTATTGTTAGTGGGTATTTAAATATACTGATGATATTGTTGCCATTATTGTTAGCTCTATTGCTTCTGATTATGATTGGCTTTGCTTACTTTTTATCTGCATTTGGAGTTTTTTTTCGTGACTTAAAAGACATTATATCTGTGTTCTGTTCTGTAAATCTTTTTTTGCAACCAATTTTATATAATCCATCTTCAGTACCTAGTAAGTTACAATTCATTTTTTACTGTAATCCTTTTAGCTATTTGATCTGGTGTTGGCAAGACATTATTTTTTGGGGTCATCCTGTTCATCTGATAGCCTGGTTTGTTCTTCCTTCTTCTGTTGTATTTTTACTGTTTGTGGGGATTCGTTTTTTTAATTTGACTAAGCGCTATTTCGGTGAAATTATATGA